CATGCCATTGCGTTGCCGGTTGCACGGCCTTGCCTCGTCGAGAGGCCATGGCATGGATTGCCAGATCAAGTCTGGCTGACGTCTTATTTGAATGTGGTGAATTCAGCGTTCCATCCTCCGAGACAGCGCTCGCCCACTTTCTGTCGTCATCCCGGCCAAGCGCAGCGAAGATCCGGGATCGGGGAGGCAATGACCTGCCGGATCCTGAGGTTTCCGTCCCGATGCGCTCGGGCCTCCCGTCCCCGGGTCTCACGCCGTTCGCCCGGGGTGACGATGGCTGCGTTCAAGGCTTGAACTGGATGTCCGGCGCGGATCGGCTTTGAGCGGATGGATGCAACTGATCGGTTTCGTGATCAGAGACCAAATCGCAAGGGGAATTTTCCCTCGTAGCCGAACACCTTGCCGACAAGCGGAAAGTTGACTTCGACCGACGGGCTGTAGCTAGCGTCCGCTCGAAGAGGCCTTCGACCGGAACTCCTCAACCGGCAGTCCGCCGATCCCCCAGTTCTCCATCTCGACTTCGTCAATCACCACAAAGGTGGTTGACGGGGTCTTTCCCAGGACGTCGACAAGGAGGTCAGTCGCGCCCTTGATAAGCCGCGACTTCTGTTCCTGTGTCACACCCTCGCGGGTCACCTGAATGTTGACGTACGGCATGATCAGTTGCCTCCCTCTTTTGCGGGGCTCATCTGGAAGACCTTCGCCATGATCCGCCAGCGGCCATCCTCACGGACAAAGGTCAGGAAGTCGACATAGGCATTGCCCGCCATGGTGCAACGGACACGGGCAAAGGCGGTGTTGTCTCCGGCAAGCTGGATTTCGTCGACGACATCATCGCGTGCTTCGCCGCGCGAAGCCGGTGACACGCGCGCGGCAACCACGGGAACATATTCGGCCATGGTCCGGTGGAGCAGGGGCGTTTCATCCGCAGTCGCATAGACCGCCCCGGGATGAAACACTTTCTGCAGAAGTCCGGTGTCGCAGTGATAAAGCGCGTCGAAATAGTCCATGATGACGCCGTTCAGATCGGCAATCGCAGTGCTCATGCTGCCAGTCCTTCTTCAATGAGGGCCTTGCGGGTTGCCGGGCGCGCGCCGATCCGCGCAACGTACGCCTTCGTCAGCGGCCAATCGTCCAGAGAGACATCAATGAAGTTCGTCCAGTTGAGGATGACGAACGCATAGGCGTCGACGACCGAAAACGCGCTGCCGAGCAGAAAGGGGGAGGAGCCGTCCAGCAACTCTTCGAACTGACCGAGTTTCAGATCGAGCTTTTTCCGGTTGGCTGCCTGTTCGCTGTCGGAAAACGTCTTGCCGGAGAAGTAGGGACTGAACGCCTTGTGCAGTTCCGAAGACAGGAAGCTCAGGAGTTCCAGCTGCCGGAAACGCCGCAGGGGCTGGTTGTCGTTGCCCGCGGCAAGACCCGGAAACTGTTCGCCGATCCAATGCAGGATCGCGACGTTTTCCGTCAGGACTTCACCGTCTTCCAGTTTAAGGGCGGGCACGTAACCGCGCGGATTTGTCGTCAGGAAAGACGCACCGGTCTCGGTTGTTCCCTGTTCCGTGTCGACCTTTTCAAGCTGATAGGCAACGCCTGCCTCATTCAGCAGGATATGGGCCGCCATGGAACAGGCGCCGGGCTTGTAGAACAGTTTCATCGTTTTGCTCCAAATTGTGTTTCGATGACCCGAAGGTGTTTGTTCAGGTCACTCTTGACAAGTAGGTTTCTGATGGTAACCATGCTTTTCGAGTTACCCCGGAGAAACCTGATTTCGGTGGAGTTACAGGCAAGATGACACTCAAGATGCGCAAGAACCGGAGCCCGAAACCACCGGAACCCTGCCTCCTGACCGAGTGCATGCAGGTGATCGCCGGGGCGTGGGCGCCAAATGTCATCTGGAGCCTGAGGGCCGGTCCGCGCCGGTTCAACGAACTCAAGGCGGACATTCCTCCGGTGTCGTCAAAGGTCCTGTCCGCGCGCTTGTCGGAACTCGAAGAGCGCGGCGTGCTTCTGCGCCACGTGCGTCCGACATCACCACCGTCTGTCGAATACGAACTGACGGCGCTGGGCGAGGAACTGATCCCGGCTCTGGAAGCGATTGTCGAGGTCGGTCACAAGCTGAAGCAGCTGCGTGGTTATGAACCTGCGTCGGAAGCCGCGGAATGACCGATACGGCGTTGGCGAAAGCACTTTGATGGAACCGAAAACATTCGTTCTTGTGCATGGTGTCTGGCATGGCGGCTGGTGCTGGTCGCGGGTCGCGGAGATCCTGCGTACGCGCGGTCACCACGTCACGGCTCCGACCCAGACCGGCCTTGGGGAGCGTTCGCACCTGCTGTCGCCCGGGATCACCATAAAGACCTTTGTCGAGGACATCGTCCGGCATCTTGAGTTCAATGACCTTAAGAACGTCGCCCTTGTCGGACACAGCTTCGGCGGCATCCCGATCACCGGCGCAGCGGACCTGGTGCCCGACCGGATCGCCAGTCTGATCTATCTCGATGCCATCATGCTGGGAACGGGCGAAACCTGGATGAGCCTTTTGCCGGAAGATATGGCCGAAGACCGGGCACGGTTGGCGCAGGAAACCAGTGGCGGGCTTTCATTGCCGCCGGCGCCTGCGGAAAGCTTCGGGGTCGAACGGCCCGAGGACGTTGCCTTCGTCCAGCCGCGCCTGACACCGCATCCCTTCCGGACGTTCACAACAGCGCTGGATCTGAAGAACCCGGTCGGAAACGGCCTTCCGGCTAGCTACATCCGCTGCACCGACCCGCCCTACCGGCCGGCCGGCGTTGCCCTGGACCGGGCCCGCAAACTCGGCTGGCCGGTGGAGGAGATCGCCACCGGACACGACGCGATGGTGACGGAACCGCGCGCGCTTGCCGATCTGCTGGAACAGCTGGCATAGCGGACAGGCTCAGCCGTGGTGGTTATCCGGAAAAAGAAAACCCGCCTCGGGTGAGGAGGCGGGGAGAAGTGGCTTCACGGGGATAGCGAAAACGCTTCTGCTTGTCAGCCTGCTTATACCTGCAGGCGGGATCTGATTTCCTTGCGCAACTCGTCAATCGGTGACTTGGCCGCGCCGTCTTTCGTGTGCCAGAACGTCCAGCCGTTGCAGGCTTCCTGACCCTGCACCAGCGCACCGACCTTGTGGATCGACCCGGTGTGGTCACCGGATTTCAAGGACCCGTCGGCACGCACGATGGCAATGTGCTTGCCCTTGGAACAGGTGAGCTCGGCGCCCGGGGAAAGTAGTCCGTTTTCCAGGAGGGTGCCGAAGGGAATGCGCTTCTGGGCCCGTTTGCCCTGCTGCATTTCGAGTGCTTCGCCGTCGCTGGTCTCGATTGACGCGATCCGTGCAGTCGCGGCGTCGATGTAGTCCTGCTCGCGCTCCACACCGACGAAGTTGCGGCCCAGTTTCTTGGCGACGGCTCCGGTCGTTCCCGTGCCGAAGAACGGGTCCATCACGACGTCGCCCGGTTTGGACGAGGCGGTGAGCACACGGTAGAGCAGCGCTTCCGGTTTCTGGGTCGGATGCACCTTCTGGCCGTTTCCGTCCTTCAGCCGTTCCGAGCCGGTACAAAGCGGCAGATGCCAGTCCGAGCGCATCTGGAGATCGTCGTTGAACGTCTTCAGGGCATCGTAGTTGAACGTCGGCTTGGCATCCTTCGACTTCACCGCCCAGATCATGGTCTCGTGGGCGTTGGTGAACCGTTTGCCGCGGAAGTTCGGCATCGGGTTCGATTTCAGCCAAACGATGTCATTCATGATCCAGAAGCCGAGATCCTGAAGGATCGCACCGACGCGGAAGATGTTGTGATAGGAGCCGATCACGTAAAGCGAGCCGTCCGGCTTCATTACCCGGCGTGTTGCCAGCAGCCAGGCCCTGGTGAAGGCGTCATAGGCTTCGAAGCTCTCGAACTGGTCCCAGTGGTCGTCACAGGCGTCGACCTTGGATTGGTCCGGCCGGTGAAGGTCCCCGCCCAACTGGAGATTATAGGGCGGATCCGCGAACACCAGGTCCACGGAACGGGACGGCAGGTTCTCAAGGGCGGACACGCAGTCGCCCTTCAGGATCGTGTTCATCCAGGAAGCGCAAGCTTCCGGTTTTTCAGTCGGATGGGGTGCCACGATGGACACCCCGGTACTCAGTACACTCATTGCGACGCAATACCTCACGCAATTTCGAGTGTCATGGTTACCGGTTTTGGTAAATCAGCGGTTAAGTCGAAAAAAGAAAAATTACCTTTGAATCAAGGCTTTGTTTACAATCGTAAAAGTTAAATGAGAGGTTAATGCGCTGTTCCGACCGAAAACGCCAGAATTCTGCTGATTTCATTCAAACTGCGACCGCTGGTTGTCTTCCAATCGTTAAAGGCGGCTTGTGCGGCTGACAGATTTTTTTTCGACATGCGATCGTTATCAATGACATTTTCGCGTATGAGGGCGTTAACCACATCGCCGGTGAGAATGAAACTCTCCTTTCCCATGAAGCGCAGGGCAAGTTGCCCCGTGGTCCCGCCAAGGCGGCTGCCGCGCTTTTTCATCAGGTCCATCAGACCGATCTGGTCGCTCACCGGATAGGTCGCGAAGAATGCCGCTGCGCTGCCATGCTCAGCCGCAAGATCCCTGAGGAACACGGCGTTGTCCTGCACGGCCTTGATCTTGGCGCCATTGCGCACGATCCGCGTATCCTTGAGCAGAGCTTCGAAGGCTTCGTCCGGCAGGAAGGCGAGGCGGGCGACATCGAAGCCTTCGAAGGCCCCCTCGAAACCGGGCCATTTCTGGTCGATCACCTTCCAGCTGAAGCCTGCCTGGAACACGCATCTGGTGAACATGGAGAGCCAGCGGTCGTCGCCGGTCTTTGTCAGCTCGGCCTCGGACTTGGGAAGATTGTGTTCTGCCAGCAGTGCCTTGAGCTTCTCGGCTCCACCTTTCTTTTCCGCCGCCAGGGCCTCGATCTCTTCGAAGGAACGCATGAACCTGTTCTCCTTTTCATTTCATCTTGGCCGCAAGACCAAAGCCGACGCAACCGCTACCGCCCTCCAATCTCCTTGGAGCGTTCGAAACGGCGCAGGGCGAGCGACAGGGTGATGGTCATCATCAGGTAGATCAGTGCAACCACGTTGTAGGTCTCGAAATAGCGGAACGAGCCGGCGGCATAGACCTTGCCGAGCTGGGTGATATCCGCGACCCCGAGAACGGAAACGAGCGAACTGTCCTTGATCATGGCGACGAAGTCGTTTCCGAGCGGTGGCAGGATGGTCTTGAGCGCCTGCGGAAAGATGATCAGCCGGAACCGCAGCCAGCGGTTCATGCCGAGCGCCTCGGCCGCTTCGATCTGGCCCTTGTCGACTGCCTGGATTCCGGCACGGAAGACCTCGGCGATGAACGCGGAATAGCCGATCGTCAAGGCTGCGATCGCGCGCCAGAGCAGCGGAAAGTCGCGTGTCCGCATGGCGTCCGCACCGAGCGGTTCCAGAACGGCATTGATCGCGGCAACGATCAGGGGGGTGCCGACGAAGGCGATGTAGAGCAAGAGGACGATGATCGGCAGTCCGCGCACGACCTCGATGTAGAACCTGGCCGACTGGCGAAGGACAATCGAGCCCGACAGCGACGCCAGCGCCAGCATGAGCCCGATCACGGAAGCCAGGAAGAACGCCACGAGCGTGACGAAGATTGTCAGGCCGATGCCGCGCGACACCGTCGCCATAACCTGCGAATAGATCTCGTCGGTTCCGATCCGGAGCAGGAGAAAGGCGGCGATCACGCAGGCGGCGACCAGCCAGTAGGGAAAGTCCTGTTTGGGGGAAACCGTTGCGGTCTTTTTTCGGAACATGGCGGTCTCTTGTGCTTGGGGCGGGTATGTGGTTTCGGGCCGGGAGTACGGCTGGCTGCAAAAGAAAGTGGCCGGCCCCGGGGCTCTCCCGATACCGGCCACGCAAGCGTTTGTCCGTCACTCAGGGATGGACCGCGAGGCTGTTACTGACCCGCCTTGTAGTCGAAGAACCATTTCTTGTTGAGCGCATCCAGCGTCCCGTCCGCGCGCATGCTGGCAATGGCGGCGTTGAACGGCTCGATCAGGTCTGTGTTCTTCGGGAAGATGAAACCGAAATCCTCCGTGCCCATCGGATTGCCGATCAGCTTGAACGTGTCCGGATTGGCATTCACATAACCTTGCCCGCCGGTGCTGTCGGTCAGGACAAGGTCGACATCCCCGACCTTGAGCGCCTGAACGGCCGCGCCGAATGTTTCGAACAGCTTGATGCGCTGGTTGTTTTCGTCACCGTCGAGGACTTCGTAGACGGTCACGTAGAAAGGGGTCGTCCCCGGCTGGGCACCGGCGAGGAAGTCGGCGTTGGCGGCGAACCCCTGAGGGTCCGTGAACCGGTCTTCGTCGGCGCGAACCAGCATGAACATTTCCGAACGCATGTAGGGATCGGAAAAGGCGACTTTCTCCGCGCGGTCTTCGCGTATCGTGATGCCGTTCATCGCGACGTCATATTCACCCGCCGAGACGGCGGGTATCATCGCATCCCAGCTGACGTTCTCATAGGTGACCGTCATGTTCAGCCGCTTGGCGATCTCGGCAACTGCCTCGTACTCCCAGCCCG
This region of uncultured Roseibium sp. genomic DNA includes:
- a CDS encoding helix-turn-helix domain-containing protein translates to MTLKMRKNRSPKPPEPCLLTECMQVIAGAWAPNVIWSLRAGPRRFNELKADIPPVSSKVLSARLSELEERGVLLRHVRPTSPPSVEYELTALGEELIPALEAIVEVGHKLKQLRGYEPASEAAE
- a CDS encoding transporter substrate-binding domain-containing protein, coding for MKRILLSLAVAVLPMLGTGFAAHAAGLPDLGGREVVIASENTYPPLQFIDPKTSQPAGWEYEAVAEIAKRLNMTVTYENVSWDAMIPAVSAGEYDVAMNGITIREDRAEKVAFSDPYMRSEMFMLVRADEDRFTDPQGFAANADFLAGAQPGTTPFYVTVYEVLDGDENNQRIKLFETFGAAVQALKVGDVDLVLTDSTGGQGYVNANPDTFKLIGNPMGTEDFGFIFPKNTDLIEPFNAAIASMRADGTLDALNKKWFFDYKAGQ
- a CDS encoding amino acid ABC transporter permease, producing MFRKKTATVSPKQDFPYWLVAACVIAAFLLLRIGTDEIYSQVMATVSRGIGLTIFVTLVAFFLASVIGLMLALASLSGSIVLRQSARFYIEVVRGLPIIVLLLYIAFVGTPLIVAAINAVLEPLGADAMRTRDFPLLWRAIAALTIGYSAFIAEVFRAGIQAVDKGQIEAAEALGMNRWLRFRLIIFPQALKTILPPLGNDFVAMIKDSSLVSVLGVADITQLGKVYAAGSFRYFETYNVVALIYLMMTITLSLALRRFERSKEIGGR
- a CDS encoding site-specific DNA-methyltransferase; translated protein: MSVLSTGVSIVAPHPTEKPEACASWMNTILKGDCVSALENLPSRSVDLVFADPPYNLQLGGDLHRPDQSKVDACDDHWDQFESFEAYDAFTRAWLLATRRVMKPDGSLYVIGSYHNIFRVGAILQDLGFWIMNDIVWLKSNPMPNFRGKRFTNAHETMIWAVKSKDAKPTFNYDALKTFNDDLQMRSDWHLPLCTGSERLKDGNGQKVHPTQKPEALLYRVLTASSKPGDVVMDPFFGTGTTGAVAKKLGRNFVGVEREQDYIDAATARIASIETSDGEALEMQQGKRAQKRIPFGTLLENGLLSPGAELTCSKGKHIAIVRADGSLKSGDHTGSIHKVGALVQGQEACNGWTFWHTKDGAAKSPIDELRKEIRSRLQV
- a CDS encoding alpha/beta fold hydrolase; its protein translation is MEPKTFVLVHGVWHGGWCWSRVAEILRTRGHHVTAPTQTGLGERSHLLSPGITIKTFVEDIVRHLEFNDLKNVALVGHSFGGIPITGAADLVPDRIASLIYLDAIMLGTGETWMSLLPEDMAEDRARLAQETSGGLSLPPAPAESFGVERPEDVAFVQPRLTPHPFRTFTTALDLKNPVGNGLPASYIRCTDPPYRPAGVALDRARKLGWPVEEIATGHDAMVTEPRALADLLEQLA
- a CDS encoding DNA-3-methyladenine glycosylase I, which gives rise to MRSFEEIEALAAEKKGGAEKLKALLAEHNLPKSEAELTKTGDDRWLSMFTRCVFQAGFSWKVIDQKWPGFEGAFEGFDVARLAFLPDEAFEALLKDTRIVRNGAKIKAVQDNAVFLRDLAAEHGSAAAFFATYPVSDQIGLMDLMKKRGSRLGGTTGQLALRFMGKESFILTGDVVNALIRENVIDNDRMSKKNLSAAQAAFNDWKTTSGRSLNEISRILAFSVGTAH
- a CDS encoding glutathione binding-like protein, translating into MKLFYKPGACSMAAHILLNEAGVAYQLEKVDTEQGTTETGASFLTTNPRGYVPALKLEDGEVLTENVAILHWIGEQFPGLAAGNDNQPLRRFRQLELLSFLSSELHKAFSPYFSGKTFSDSEQAANRKKLDLKLGQFEELLDGSSPFLLGSAFSVVDAYAFVILNWTNFIDVSLDDWPLTKAYVARIGARPATRKALIEEGLAA
- a CDS encoding nuclear transport factor 2 family protein encodes the protein MSTAIADLNGVIMDYFDALYHCDTGLLQKVFHPGAVYATADETPLLHRTMAEYVPVVAARVSPASRGEARDDVVDEIQLAGDNTAFARVRCTMAGNAYVDFLTFVREDGRWRIMAKVFQMSPAKEGGN
- a CDS encoding 4-oxalocrotonate tautomerase family protein is translated as MPYVNIQVTREGVTQEQKSRLIKGATDLLVDVLGKTPSTTFVVIDEVEMENWGIGGLPVEEFRSKASSSGR